One Stenotrophomonas maltophilia DNA window includes the following coding sequences:
- a CDS encoding RNA polymerase sigma factor, producing the protein MNSVRIWEKSYALRRRLLRGFFLRRGSASEDAEDLAQEVYLRLLRSTGEHADAVENPEAYLFTVAANLAREHARARSSLPPLEDVDLLAEVLKSEEDIEGEFERAQRWNDIRTTIARQPATTRRVMELHYRDGLDCPAISQQLQVSVHMVRKHIGKGLEACRKALGAREHT; encoded by the coding sequence GTGAACAGCGTGAGGATCTGGGAGAAGAGCTATGCGCTGCGGCGACGGCTGCTGCGTGGCTTCTTCCTGCGTCGCGGTTCGGCCAGCGAAGATGCCGAAGACCTGGCGCAGGAGGTTTACCTGCGCCTGCTGCGCAGCACCGGTGAGCATGCCGACGCGGTCGAGAACCCGGAAGCCTACCTGTTCACCGTGGCGGCCAACCTGGCGCGCGAGCACGCGCGCGCGCGTTCGTCGCTGCCGCCGCTGGAAGACGTTGATCTGCTTGCGGAAGTGCTGAAAAGCGAAGAAGACATCGAAGGCGAGTTCGAGCGCGCACAGCGCTGGAACGATATCCGCACCACCATCGCACGACAGCCGGCGACGACGCGGCGGGTGATGGAGCTGCACTACCGCGACGGGTTGGACTGCCCGGCAATCAGCCAGCAGCTGCAGGTGTCGGTGCACATGGTGCGCAAGCACATCGGCAAGGGGCTGGAGGCCTGCAGGAAGGCGCTGGGCGCCAGGGAGCACACATGA